From Canis lupus baileyi chromosome X, mCanLup2.hap1, whole genome shotgun sequence:
TTATTCCACTAAATTTCTAACTGGGCTAAAAGGGTCTCTAAGAGTTATCTAATCCAAACACTTTGCTCTTGCAAATCATCTCTGTCAGATGAATACTTAAGTTCCTCAAAATTCCTAGTGAATTATAAATATACTCTGATATGTGGCTTGGAATGTTTAGATTAAGAGAAACTTCCAGAACAGAGATGTGAATGATAAGACTAAGCTTTATAGCTTAAAACCATAAATATCCCATCTGAGCATTTTCCCACCCAGAGAAATTGACTTTTCTATTGATCAAGCAGTCCAGTTATTACCTTATTTCTGAAGAGAGCTCTGTCTGTGTCTAAAGAAAAAGCTGAATCTaaagaaatactgtttttcaCTTGTGTGACTATTCAATATAAAATCAGTGTTGTTCTTTAGCTTTGTAGTTTCTAGTTCTAAAACAAAAGAAGCTGAGCCTTAGCTTATATAAGATCAAGTACCAGAAACTGATcaagggaaagagagtgagtgtgGTCTAAGACCATTAActttatttctgtcatttctttcccttttctccagatTCAGAGGACCAGGATGTGGCAGTAAAGTCACTGGCAGCTCTAGAAGCTGCTGCACCAATCCAGCCTATACCGATAGTTCAAAAAGAGACCCTGATGTATCCCAGGGGTCTCCTGCCTCTGTCTTCTAAGAAACCTTGTATGCAGAGCCCTCCATCTCCTTTGGGGCTAATTGAAGCACCTGAGCATGCTGCTAATAGTGCTTCTGTGAATGCCATCTCCCTTACATCTGGTGTTGCAAAAAGCCTGCATACATGGTCACTGCCCAATGAGTGTGAGAAAGCTCCATTCGCCATAATGGAGCCTGCAGGCATCTCAGCTCTGAATGGGGACTGCCTCATGCAGCCAAGCCGGACTTGTTTGGGCTGCTTCATGGAATCCAAGGATGCAGTAGATCCTGAGCCAGGGATCAGTCTGAAAGTTGGTGATCTAAATAAGGATTACGAAACCTGTGCAGTTTCTGATATAGGAATTCAGTGTATTAATGCTggagaaaacatgaaatatgGAGAGCAGCTGCTCTCAGACCAGCTCCTAGGCTTCCCTTTGCACAAATCAAGGGCAGGAGAAAAACGAGAAGCTGAGAAATCTGACATCGACTTGGAGGATCCAGCTCAGAAAAGCTATTATGAGGCATTACTGTTAGACAAGTGTAATACAGAAGAGGCTTTGCTGGCAAATTCCAATCAGGATTGGGGTTACTTTGAGACTTTCATTAGTGAGAGTAAGATTGAACTGCTTGACCTCTGTTCCAAAAATGAGCTGTCTGTCAACTTATTCTCTGAAGAAGATGTGGATAACTACATGTTCGATGATGATGAGTCAACACTGGGCAGTGATGTCTGTTCCTTGAAAATTCGGTATGAGTCCTTCCAGGACAATGTTCGAGACAAGACCACCCTTCTAATGCAGGAGGATGCCCAATTCAACTTTTTTCCCAGTGTCTTTACTACCTGCCCCAAGCGGGAGTCTAAGAGTGGGGTCCTGAAACAGAACAGTGACCTTTCCCAATTCAAAGTCCCTGATGTGAATATCATCTGGGGGGAGGAGGATAAAAACTTGGAcaagaagaaaggcaaagaagaGGGACAGGAAGATAAGGGTAtagagaaaaaggatgaaaaggaTAATGGAGAAAAATCTGCCTTAAATAAACCATGCAGTGGGACTGAATTAGGGCAATTTAAGAATCCAAAGCAGGGCCATCTTGACAATTCCTTGGAGGCATCAGGGAATTTTGGTGATGACAATTCCTTCATTGAGGTTTCTTATGATGCCATGGGGGAGATCAAGGACTGTAGCCGCTATATGGCTAGGGGCACAAATTCTGGCAGCTCCTCCTCCCAGCAGAACTATGGGCTGCGAGCCAAGAGAAAAGTCAGGTACAGTGAAGATTATCTATATGACGTTGATTCACTAGAGGGTGAAAAAGTAAATGAGAGGAAAGAATGGCTTCCAGGTGGTTCcaaagaagaagatgatgatgaatgGTGtcccaaaaagagaagaaaagtaaccCGTAAGGAGCCTCCTGTTATTATCAAATACATCATCATCAATCGCTTTAAAGGTGAGAAGAACATGCTGGTGAAGTTGGGAAGGGTAGATTCCAGTGAGACAACAGTGAATTTGAGTGAGAATCAGCTCAACAAATATGCCAAGCTTGCCCCCTTGAAGGGGTTCtggcagaagaagaaaaaacagagaaacagCAACACTGACTCCAACAAGATACCCTTAtgccaaaaacaaaactttgaacCAGGTAGCTTTGAGGTGTCATTTCTGCCACCTGCTCGAAAACGAAAATCTAAACTTGGCAATAGGCACAGAATTCACAGAATCCCATCTGTGGAAACTTTAGCAAGTAGTAAGCAGATATCACTCTGCAGTGATCAGAAGCAAGGCAGTGCTCGTAAAGAAGACGGAGGCCTGAAAGGTACTCTGAAGTCAACACCTTTGGCTGTACCCAGCTGTGCAAATGGATTGCATTTAAATGATGTCACAGGCCCTGACTCAGTAAAAGTCAAAGCCCAAGATGCAGGATTTAAGGGGCCAGAAAGGAAAGTGCTcaacaaaatcaaatttaaaagtgaaGCCAGGTTAAAATccaagaaaatcaaagctgggcaagaaaataaaccaattgTTCAAATGAGCCCCCTTTTGGAAGATCAATCCTCTATGGCTAATTTAAAGAATGAGCCTATTCCTGGGACCTCAAACAGCTCTCATCTATCTGAATTTCATGAGGCAAAGGTTTCTAAGAATTCTACTTTCTTACCAACCACCTGTTCTTCTGAAATGCCTCTATCATCTGCTAATGTTGCCAACAACATACCTGTAATCCCTGGAGGGTATCTACAGACATTGTTAGATGCTTCTGATTTGTCAAATAATACTGGTATATCATACTTCACTCACCATTCTCCAGAGCAAAATGAAGGCAGCCTCACTCAAATGGAAAAATCTTTTGTGCCTCTCCAGCCTGTCCAGGACTGTGTGCTTTCCGCATCCTCTGAGTCTGAGCTGCAGCAGTCATCCCAAAACTTCAAAATAGAATCAAGCAACTATGGAAATGTGTGGCCCAACAAGCCTACTTCTGGCCCCCCGGAATTCATGGCTGAAGTTTCAAGGGAGATAGCTCCAACCCAATCTAATGAATTTGGAGTCTCCCAAGTAGTCTCCATGGGAAATAACCTCACAGCTACAACATACAATCGAATCTGCCTCAATAGTAGTGGCAGTAATTGCAACAAGGTCTTATACGCCTCTGTGCAAGACACCCAACTCCCATCTGATGACTCTTATCAATTATGTCACTTTAATAATGGAGAGATATGCTTTCCTTTCCAGCAGGGCCCAGCCAATATGGATGATGATCGGCTCTTTAGCTTTGATTCAATGGCCCCACTCTCTGTCAACTCAAGCAATTATTGCTCCTTAAGCTTGAAATCCTGTGAAaaggatggtgatgatgatattACTGATGACTTCCTAGCCCATTGCAGCCCCAAGCTGGTGATCCAGCAGAGTATTGATGAGATAACACCATTAAAGGAGTCTACTGACCTCTTGGATATCTCCAACTTCACTCCTGACAAATTCCGCCACTCATCTCTCTCAGAGATGTCCCCACCTGACACCCCTAGTCTTTCCCCTCAAATTACCAGATGCGAGAGTATCAAGATGCTAGGAACACTGAAGGAGTTCCAAGAGGGCATCCCAGGACCATTGGGCAATATGGAGAAAACCAAATGGGACTGCAGTACCCTTTCACAGCAGGTTCAAGTGAATGATGGATTTGCTTTAAATAACCATCAGTTTCAGTTCCATATGTTCAATGATGAGGATTCTGTCAGCCTGCTCCAAAAAACTCCTTGCCTATCAGCATTTAATGATCCATCTGATCAAATGAGTACTAACAACAAAATgtcaaaatcaagaaagaaaagttcACCCAACAAGAGTGCGGCTATGAACCAAAGCTCTTCTCAGAAAAACACCAGGAAAAAATCTCTCAAAGCTAACAACAAAGGGATTGAAAAGCCACCTGGCAAAACCTCCCGCCAGGCCCCTAAGTCgatgaagaaagggaaatacaTGGCTGCAATTAATGGAGAGAAAATGCAAATTGGCATTGGCCGTGGGGGAGGCCAAATCAACAGCATATCCTCCACAGAGAAGACATTGGCCGAATGTATCCAACATGGTAGCCCTGTGGCCTCCATGAAGATACCAAGTCAAAAAGGACTTTCTGGAGATTGGACTTTGGGGAAGGAGAGCAGCTCAGCCTGGAGCGACCTGAACATGGGCACCAACACCAATAACCTCCTTGATGATGACCAACGGGAATTTCAGGAGCCTTCCTATATCTTATCCAACATCGCCTCTGGTATGGCAGATGTACAGAGATTCATGATGGCCTCCATAGAGCCCCTTTGGGAACCCATGGAGCACCATGGGGATCCCAACATATTCTACTCCCCAGAGTCCAATAGTCTAAaattaaaaaccctcaaaatatTGGCTGGGACACCACAGGAATCTAAGAAAAAAGTCAACAGTGGGTCCCCAGGAGCCACTAAGAATCACAGGTCCATCAAGGGTGTGAGTAAAAGCAATGGGAAAGCAGCGATAGGTGATCCTGGTCATGCAAACATGCATGGTTATGAGGACTCTCGCTCTGCCTTCTTTGATAAAAAGTATAATAACCTGAGCACTTTAGGCAATAATGGACCAACACACAAAAAGTTATATCGTCACAAATCCAGCTCCAAGGTCCTGAGAGATGAGAAGTGTAAGGGAAAGTGCGTGGAGCGAGAACAGGTCCACAAGGATGAGGCTGGGACAGCTTCTTTTGAAAAACTAAGGTAATACTGCACCAAAATGGCCGAGATGATGTACCCTTAGCTTTCCTACTGCCTACTAAGCCCACAGTccctcattttttccttcttgaaagcAAAATTTGCATGAAAGAAACTGTcccattcccttcttttttcaaattaaaaagaaaaaaagtgcatgAAAAATCCCTACACCTTTAAGCCACCCAAAAGATTGGGCAATTTTGTTATGGCTTAGCTAGGGATAAACTCTAACAAGGCTACGTTTTCTGCTATTCAGCATTAGTTTTTACTGATTgagaaaatagaactaaaatatGCTCTTGAATGATTTTGGGAAGGGAAGGGctttgcagtaaaaaaaaaaaaaagttttgaacaaCAGAATCAAAAAGTTTTATAGACAAAAGGGCAAGACCATTTAAGCAAAAAGAGcataatttggaaaaacaaaatctcatCGTGTGGCAAGTTGGAGTGCTTTCTAGTGCCCcctgtatttgtatttctttctgcaTCATACAGCATTTAGTATGATATAAACAAATTTAGATTGTATGATCCCTTTGTGGGACATACACTAAAGCTAACTAAGGTGGCATAAATTGTTTGGTTTTTCTGCAGGGATTCCGACTACAATCTCCTAAAAGCAGAAACAGCATTTTGGGTTTTACCTGTGTTTGAAGAAGAAACTCATATTTTCCAGAAAGACATTTgatgtttgtgttttatttctttcaaatatgcCTTGTGGTATGTATGTTGACATgtaagtgcttaaaaaaaaagaattttgaagtgTGGGAATAAGTCTTTGGAAGCAAACTTTAATCTGATGTTTTATGTAAAAGACTTCAAAAGTCATACAGTTGCACAAGTAGTTTATGCACTATTTAcccaaggaagaaaaggaaaacattgtgCCAAACTACAAACAAGTGActgtattgtatatatttttactgcTATATCAACATTTGGTTGTGAGTATTTGGGGAGTTTGTCCCTGTTGATTTACTAGAAACATTCCAGTGATTCTTGCTATTAACCACCCCCACTTATGTGGATAGCACCTATAGATCACAGTGGAAAAATATGTTGTGTTACACAATTTACCAAAACTTAAAGGATACTGTTTGAAATGTGCCAAATTTCCTTACCTCATCTCACAGGTTCACCCCACAGTTTAAAGttcattaatgaatttttaaatatatatgcatacatacattattttgaaattttaaaccCTACTGTCCTATATGGAAACATGAACAATTAAATAAGTCAcaataaagttttgtttgttcCATTGTCTAACAGTTCAATTGTTGAAAAAGTCTGGAAATCATAACAGCTAAGTCCATCAGGGacctaatatatgcatttataaaaccttttacaaggaaacaaaacagCTGCTTTAAAGTTTGTTTTCTAAAAGCAAAATCTGTAgctgaaaattatttaaagtgcAAAGTTATATTGCTGATACTTTATAtctcagttttatatattttataatagtctgggataaattataaaatagctATAAAATCAACACTAATGATAAATGAAGTACATAGATTGTTTTATTTAAGTAGTTTCATAAATGTTTTGTCAAAAGTGCACTCATATCATGGCTTTAGTGTTCTTTAAGTGTTTAATCTTGCAATGccaatgtcatttaaaaaatgttaaggcaTCTCAGTTCAACTTCTATGAATTAAGTACATATATTAGATAAGCTGAACAATTTGTGGTAACAACTAATCAGGGCCATATATACTTAGTCTGAGGATGACTAGTATTTGATGCCAAACACTAAacttaaatttcaattttttatatacatttttgaaatcacatttttattcaGCCCTTCTcccttttgtctttaaatttcaCAGCTTCAACACTACTAGTGttgctttttcttcccctttattCACCACTTGACTTCTAACATTTGACCTATTTTCCTTGCACAGTTGAAGGCCTGTGTGTCTAATGACTGATGCATTATGGCACAGATGAGATAATGGATGTAAAAGCGCTTTGTAGATCGTAAAGTGCTATACAGATATAGGGGATTAATATTATTAATGTTGTTGGTTGTTGTCGTTGTTACTCTTACTATTCTTACTAATACTGTTACTAACCTATTAACTTGTGAATATATAGGctgtgggtgggagggtggagaataagtgggtgggggaaagggagacttaaaaaaaggaagatgtttcAAAAGGAAAAACTTGAGGAAAATATAAACCTACCTAGTCATTGCCACCTAAATATATTCACAAACAGAGAAGCAACATTTGAAAGTAGtcagagagaaatggaaggaagccTGTCACATATATAAGTACATACACTTCCCAGTTCATGATTCCTTTCACCAGCCTGCTCTACTACTTATAACTAGGTAGTAAAATGAACAAGCCTGTGTTCTTGATGGTGTGATTGTGTGTGTCTATGGAAACGAGTGGGTGAGGAGCATTTTGTGAGGCTGCTTCAGGCCTGTTCCTAGGCTTTGATGCTCTTGTGCGGTGAGTCTTAGACAATAACTTAATGGAAAGGCACCAGATGAAACATGTCTCCTACTCTACAGCTGCTGTCCAGAAGGGAAAATAATCAAACTGGAAcactttcttctatttctccacTCTGATAGCTAGCTGTTTATGCTTAATACTATGGCTGGTTCTTAGGATctagaatttgttttgtttttattttttctgttttgcagctAAATTTTGGTTTGGAATCAGCAACTCTTCTTGTATTATGATCCCTAAGACTCCAGACCTCAAAGTCACTTACAGGAATGGAGTGCTTTTTATATAATCAAAAGGTggcaattaaagaagaaatacagaaaatgttcCATGGGTACaatgtgttttatataaaaaagtaTGGGAGGAGTTGTCCCAGTTTTTCTCAGTATCAGTTCAGCTTTgtaaaatggggtgggggtgggtagaaGGACAGCCTGAAACTTTCAGAAACAATTTCCTTGTCAGAACTTGCTATCACAAGTACTTTGGAATGGATACCTCTTTCAGTTGCTCCTCTGGAGCCCATTATGGGCCAATTCTAGGACACGGTTCATCCCTTTCTCCAAagagaattgacattttaaagtACCGTTTTTAATGGCCTACGTGCATTATATGTTTTTAACATATGTTTCAGTGACTTATAATCAGTCATTTTGTACTAAAACATAACAAGAAACTAAGTTTGATTAATAGAAAGATAAGAAGAGGCTTATTCTCTTAATCTCATTTAATATCCTCTCAGTACATTACATTCTGAGCTCTTCAGTTTTTATGGCTTTTTTGGTCCTGTCActgctcacattttttttcttcctgtcacAACATAGTAGGCCTGACTTTTTGGAGCTCCCTTATTCAACCACCTGCCTTAGTGGAGTGAGGAccatgatataaaaataatgttttgtccTATCACTGATATTTCAAGTCAGATTTTTGGAATTTTCCTTGATCTGAAATTCCTGATTACCACTCCTTTCTAACACCTCTCTGAGATGCTACTTCCTATTTATGCCTCCTCAACAGAATCCGATTTGATCTTTATTCTCCTGGAAATGGTATTCTCCATTATTCTTCTTATTTAATGTCAGTCCTTGATCttggaatttttcttcttttataattttatattccacCTCCTCAAAGTGTCAGAGTTTAAGAACCTTAGCCAGGCTACTTCTGGAATTTCAGAGGGCAACTTTCTCACCCTTAGTTATCCTTAATTGTCTTGGCCacttttaaatctaattttaaatacagagtgagagagagagaaagagagagagagaatttgagagAATTTCACATGACTAAGGAAAGTTGGAAACTCCTTTTCCTTGAAGGTCTGTAAAAATATCTCTGATCCTTTTTCTGCCCTAGTTAGATGCTAGACTATGTGGAGAGGGTGCTGAAATTGTAGCCTTGACCAAGGTTCTTCAAGATTTGGGGGTTATGTTTGGGTTGTGATAACTGGCTTAGGCCAGTGGCCTCTCCAGCATCTCATATACCAACTTCCTCACATATGCTGCTTCCTCTAAGCTTTCTCTTCTGACTTCTTGTTATTCTGTGCAACTATGTGTTAAGGCCTTACCTTCTCCTAATCTTTTCAAACCTCCTGCACTACCTTGACTGTCACTTCTTTAGCCATCTTCCTGAAGTCTTTGGTGCTAGGTGGGCTTTTGTGACAACTTTTACCTTCTCTGATCTTTTTCCTTGCTGAGAAGCATCTGTATTtgtgcaggggggagggagggacagggagggggctAAGCATGTATGTAAGAGAGAGAAGCATAAAGGATGTTTCAAAAGCTGTAAACAGCTCTGGCTAGCATCCTATGTCCTGTTATGTGAGGTTCTGCAGTTTTAGTGAATTTCTGTTTTAGTGGGTCCTAATGAGCATTTACTGCCTAAAGGAGAAAAACCACATCCAAGGACCTCTTAACCAAGCTTGCTCTTACCAAGCTGAACCAGTCTGACGCAGATCTGCCACATCTTCAATTTACAGATGCTCTCAGAACAGTTCCAAGAATTGAAGAGAACTGAGTTTCTGTCCCGAAGAGAAGAATGGAGCACTAGCTAGTCCTAACTAGAGCTAGAACTATAAGGTTTTTTCCCCTAGATTATTAAGCAATTATCTAAtttctggagttttatttttacctaggatttttttaaatgatagcttATTATAGGAATATGtccttttatgaaataaaattaatatgaaatttattttctaatgataAAATTCACTAAGCCCACCATTATGTTTAGGTTTAGTACCAAAATCAAACATTTAGTAAGTAGGGATAAAATAGGGAACTTGTCAACACAATGTAGGCCAGGGATTCTTGTAAAGGTTTCTCAAGGacctaagagagaaaaaaatttagcTGTGCTGTTTAACTTGGGAAACACTGTCATCAACTTGAAGGTCCTCAGCCAGCATGGGACCATTTTGATGGCAGTACACAGGCTACCCTTTAAGGCACATTTTTTATTCAGAGCATTAAACAGTAGCTACAGTCATGAAGCAGAGCCCCAATTGTAGCTACATGATACTTGAGATGTACTCTTGGTTTCAGAATCATAACTAAGAAATGAaacaactggagaaggacaatgTAAAGAGGCTTAGTACAATGCTTAAGGTGTGAATGAGGCTTTTAGAATCAGTATCTAGGTAAGTAGAAAAGAAACACTCAACATTGAATGGAAAAGATGTCTGGTCCACCTATCAGGTTCAGTGGTTTCTGAATCTAAGACATCCCtttcagaaaggagaaagatgTTTAAATCACCCTGCTTCTTTCAAAGATACCTGGTTTTACAGCACAAAAGATAAGGCTTAGAATGAAAATTAGAAGAGGCCTTTTGTTTTTGACTCCCAGTGAAGAGGGTTGAAAGCTTAAAATGCTCTACTTGGATACCTGTAGCACTGACTAGAGTTTGCTGCCTACAGTTTTGAATGTACTAGTCCTTAATTTAATTTCCATAAAACTGAATGCACCTCTTTAGTAAATTACTGATTTATGGTGCTAAAGAAACTATTATCTCCATTGTTCTCCTCTCCCAAGCCctttaaacatttaagaaaatttaaaataaacatgttagAGGCCCTTTTTATGAATGTAACCTAAGTTTCTGTTTGACATATGACACTGCAACTTTAAAATGTTAGGAAattgtttgccttttttctttcagagTTAAGCTTTATAAATAACCTGTAGAGTCAATTGAAGTATAAAGCTTAAGGATCACTCTTAAGACGCCTACAAaatcttgtatatttttaagtgtgcCAATTTGTAACATATTTTGTAAGtgtatatttttcttagaaaagtgCTGTGAAGTGTCTGTATGTgagagttttcctttttctgcaccACTGGGTGCTAATAAAAGGATATTTACTTCAAAGTTTCTGGTTTTAGAAAccataatacaaagaaaaaatacacttttGTTGGGAATTTTGTAACACAAAACATGTTGTGAAAGAGTGTAGTGATCTTgtgcaaatgaaaatgaacatttgTGAGCTTCTTGctgttttatagattttcttgTAAATTATTCTTGTAACACCtctggttttgttgttcttgttgcaaaagttttaaatatttgtgactGAGTGTATGGTGAAACTGTCATAATGTACCTAGCtgagttttgttattgtttatggaataaataaaaagaaaagcttaaaaacaCTGCTTTGGAATCATATGTAACAGAAatcaaaacatttctaaataaattctaTGTCCCAAATAAAAAGTTCTTTGTCTAGAAATTGATGGAGCTAGACActattatgctacatgaaatcagtcagccagagaaagacaaataccactcataggtggaatttaaggtGCAAAACCAATgagcaatgggggaaaaaagagagaaagagagaggcaagctaagaaacagactcttaactatagagaacaaactgatgtttaccaGGGGttaggtgggtggggagatgggttaaataggtgatgtgGATTAAGGAGttcacttgttgtgatgagcactgggagatgatggaagtgttgaatcactatattgtacaccggaaactaatattacactgtatgttaactgactggaattgaaataaaaacttttaaaaagttctttgttgtctagagcagtgtttctcaaactatCTGTGGTGAGggaccaattttttttctgtacagcACAAATAGGATATTCCTAAAACACAACAggaatgaatttctttaaaattgaatggaaaaagatatacaaaataaaagcCCTAATGTTTTTTATTCAATatgtaaaattacattttataaaaaaaaaaacagggaaaaaggaaagaattgcaAACACTTGGTACTCTATTTGAAACAAGTCCATTGATCAATATTAAATTGCCATAGAAAGTTCTAACCGTGCTTTGTGTAACACTTTGAGTAGTAGCAACAGCATTACTATCATCTGGAAACTTGTTAGGAATGCTGTATGTCAGGCCCTACACAAATTCTAATGaatcagaatctgaattttaaccaGGTTTCTAGATGATTTGTGTGcatgttaaagtttgagaaacactggacTAGAGTTTTTTGCAGGGGATGCTTCTGCCCCTCAAATTGGGAAATCATTTTATAGTATGTCCCATCTTCAAAGACCTTAGATAAAGGGATGTCTTTGTTTTGTGGTCCAGATGGGTTCTGCAGAGATGTAGTCCTCTCAAAGTGTTAAAGTTGTTTATTGAAAGTCATAAATGCTAATTTGCTTGGTAACCACAAAATGTCAGATTTTCCATAATTCCCTACAATTCCTACATCATTTTACTTACCACTCACCCAAAGACCCTgtctcctttatttcattttttttttatttttttatttttttattttttttcccctgtctccTTTAATATGGACTTTTCCAAGCTCTATCCCCACTAtgctcagtattttaaaattagctaTGTATAGAAAAACTGGGCTTTGCTCCCAAATGCCCAGATCATGTGAGCCATCCATCAGAGATCATTGTGGCATACACCAACCAATAGCCCCTTCCTTGGTTTTAAATATCATTacccaaagaaattgaaaattttgtAAGGGAGAGTAGCCCTCTAGTCTCACTAAATAATCTCATTCAGAGATCATTTCTGAATACTACCACTGCAACTACCATCTAGATTTTTGCAAATCTCTCCTGAGCCCCTATCCTATATTGCCAGTTATTGGCTGGCTATCTCCACTTGGACATTCTACAAGTTCCTCAGACTTACCTATTCAAAATCATTTCATAATCCTTTTACCCTGAGTGTGCTTTAACTCAGTGAATGATGCTGCCATTCATCCAATCAGTGACCCAAACCAGAGAACAAGGTTCACCAGCAACTCCTTTTTCTCCCATcctctcattcaattggttactCTCAACTCTCCTGCCTTTCTATCCCCATTGGCAGTGCCTTAATGTAACCTTTCATGGTATTTCACCTGGACTATTACAACATTATCCTAAATCAGCAATTTCCAGACTTGAATTTCACATCCTGGAAATTTTCCATAcggagaaagaaatggagaaggaagTCTCAGTAGAAttgtcaactttttattttgctcaataaagcctttttaaaaactatgaaaaaaactATTATCAATTTACAGAAGATCATTTTAATaccaaaatacaatgagataGTACTTTATTAAATATGCTctatgttgtctttttttcttcatcatgGACCATAAGAGGCTGAAACCAAGCTTCCAAACTCTTTAAGCAGTAAAAAGAAGTTTTGAATTTTAGGGCTAAAGGAGTGGAAGAGG
This genomic window contains:
- the NEXMIF gene encoding neurite extension and migration factor isoform X2, whose amino-acid sequence is MDNQQDKAVVASANGENTLINGVKENDSEDQDVAVKSLAALEAAAPIQPIPIVQKETLMYPRGLLPLSSKKPCMQSPPSPLGLIEAPEHAANSASVNAISLTSGVAKSLHTWSLPNECEKAPFAIMEPAGISALNGDCLMQPSRTCLGCFMESKDAVDPEPGISLKVGDLNKDYETCAVSDIGIQCINAGENMKYGEQLLSDQLLGFPLHKSRAGEKREAEKSDIDLEDPAQKSYYEALLLDKCNTEEALLANSNQDWGYFETFISESKIELLDLCSKNELSVNLFSEEDVDNYMFDDDESTLGSDVCSLKIRYESFQDNVRDKTTLLMQEDAQFNFFPSVFTTCPKRESKSGVLKQNSDLSQFKVPDVNIIWGEEDKNLDKKKGKEEGQEDKGIEKKDEKDNGEKSALNKPCSGTELGQFKNPKQGHLDNSLEASGNFGDDNSFIEVSYDAMGEIKDCSRYMARGTNSGSSSSQQNYGLRAKRKVRYSEDYLYDVDSLEGEKVNERKEWLPGGSKEEDDDEWCPKKRRKVTRKEPPVIIKYIIINRFKGEKNMLVKLGRVDSSETTVNLSENQLNKYAKLAPLKGFWQKKKKQRNSNTDSNKIPLCQKQNFEPGSFEVSFLPPARKRKSKLGNRHRIHRIPSVETLASSKQISLCSDQKQGSARKEDGGLKGTLKSTPLAVPSCANGLHLNDVTGPDSVKVKAQDAGFKGPERKVLNKIKFKSEARLKSKKIKAGQENKPIVQMSPLLEDQSSMANLKNEPIPGTSNSSHLSEFHEAKVSKNSTFLPTTCSSEMPLSSANVANNIPVIPGGYLQTLLDASDLSNNTGISYFTHHSPEQNEGSLTQMEKSFVPLQPVQDCVLSASSESELQQSSQNFKIESSNYGNVWPNKPTSGPPEFMAEVSREIAPTQSNEFGVSQVVSMGNNLTATTYNRICLNSSGSNCNKVLYASVQDTQLPSDDSYQLCHFNNGEICFPFQQGPANMDDDRLFSFDSMAPLSVNSSNYCSLSLKSCEKDGDDDITDDFLAHCSPKLVIQQSIDEITPLKESTDLLDISNFTPDKFRHSSLSEMSPPDTPSLSPQITRCESIKMLGTLKEFQEGIPGPLGNMEKTKWDCSTLSQQVQVNDGFALNNHQFQFHMFNDEDSVSLLQKTPCLSAFNDPSDQMSTNNKMSKSRKKSSPNKSAAMNQSSSQKNTRKKSLKANNKGIEKPPGKTSRQAPKSMKKGKYMAAINGEKMQIGIGRGGGQINSISSTEKTLAECIQHGSPVASMKIPSQKGLSGDWTLGKESSSAWSDLNMGTNTNNLLDDDQREFQEPSYILSNIASGIPTTIS